In Thermoproteales archaeon, one genomic interval encodes:
- the argS gene encoding arginine--tRNA ligase: protein MYTLEKVLSELSFDNITFYENPKITLGDLTTNAAFKLAKKEKTTPDVVAERIKEKIENIRWVEKVEVVRGYVNVFLNRPLFTREVIYEALKESYGLRDVGKGKVVVIDYSSPNVAKPMHIGHLRSTILGGSLYRIYSFLGYKVIGINYLGDVGTQFGKLIYAYRKWVDSDALEKDPIRELYRLYVMFHKEAEKNPALEKIAKEEYRKLEEGNPEYVQLWDTFRKLSIKGFQKVYDLFNLSFDEISGESFYVDEAKKLSKILLEKGIAKIGKKGEKENAIIADLEKWGLDTPVLLKSDGTTIYLSRDLAALVDRCKRYKFYKAIYVVGKEQTLHFKQLFKLAELMNLPCRNLHHLSFGHLRFPEGRISTRKGRVIFAEDLLRKAIELASSEIRKRWNEDRLEDAVKIGVSAVAYAILKNEPEKDIIFKWENVLAFEGETGPYLQYSLTRAKMILEKSDTIPQSLPEKFDVNDYEWILIKQIAKFPSILLTAAERMRPHYLAKYAFALADSFNKFYETCPVLKSSSDKLSLRLLLVNAFHNTMRQLLKLLLIPEPKKM, encoded by the coding sequence ATGTATACGCTTGAAAAAGTCCTTAGCGAACTATCTTTCGATAATATAACATTTTATGAAAATCCTAAGATAACCTTAGGCGACCTAACTACTAATGCAGCTTTTAAACTAGCTAAAAAAGAAAAGACAACGCCAGATGTTGTGGCTGAACGCATTAAAGAGAAGATAGAAAACATACGCTGGGTTGAAAAAGTTGAGGTAGTAAGAGGTTATGTCAACGTATTCCTCAATAGACCTTTGTTCACTAGAGAGGTTATTTATGAGGCACTCAAAGAAAGTTATGGCTTACGTGACGTGGGTAAAGGAAAGGTCGTCGTAATAGACTACTCTTCGCCAAACGTTGCGAAGCCCATGCATATAGGACATCTCAGAAGCACTATTCTCGGAGGATCTCTCTATAGGATATACTCATTTTTAGGATATAAAGTGATAGGAATAAACTACCTCGGCGACGTCGGCACTCAATTTGGAAAGTTAATATACGCTTACAGGAAATGGGTAGATAGCGACGCTCTTGAAAAAGACCCCATAAGAGAACTTTATAGATTGTATGTGATGTTTCACAAGGAAGCTGAAAAAAATCCAGCATTGGAGAAAATTGCCAAAGAAGAATATCGTAAGCTAGAGGAAGGAAATCCTGAATACGTTCAACTGTGGGATACCTTTAGAAAACTCAGTATTAAGGGGTTTCAAAAGGTTTACGACTTGTTCAATTTGTCCTTTGATGAAATTTCCGGAGAAAGCTTTTATGTTGACGAAGCAAAGAAATTATCAAAAATCTTACTAGAGAAGGGAATTGCTAAAATAGGGAAGAAGGGGGAAAAAGAGAATGCTATTATAGCAGATTTAGAAAAATGGGGATTAGACACTCCTGTCCTCCTGAAAAGTGACGGCACAACAATATACCTTTCACGTGATCTCGCCGCTTTAGTTGATAGATGCAAAAGATACAAATTTTATAAAGCTATATACGTTGTAGGCAAAGAGCAGACATTACATTTTAAGCAGCTATTTAAGCTCGCAGAATTAATGAATCTGCCTTGCAGGAATCTACATCATCTTTCTTTCGGACATTTACGCTTTCCCGAAGGCAGGATTTCCACAAGAAAAGGTAGAGTAATTTTCGCCGAAGATTTGCTGAGAAAGGCTATAGAATTGGCAAGTTCCGAGATAAGGAAAAGATGGAACGAAGATAGGCTTGAAGATGCAGTAAAAATAGGTGTTTCAGCAGTGGCATATGCCATTCTTAAAAATGAACCTGAAAAAGATATCATATTCAAATGGGAAAATGTTTTGGCTTTTGAGGGAGAAACAGGACCTTACTTACAATACTCTCTTACACGGGCAAAAATGATTCTCGAAAAGTCCGACACAATCCCTCAAAGTCTTCCAGAAAAGTTCGATGTAAACGATTACGAGTGGATATTAATAAAACAAATAGCCAAATTCCCTTCGATATTGCTAACAGCCGCTGAACGTATGCGCCCGCACTACCTCGCTAAATACGCATTTGCCCTAGCAGATTCTTTCAACAAATTTTATGAAACCTGC
- a CDS encoding adenosylhomocysteinase — translation MKSYAVKNISLSSEGEKKIYWAEKHMPVLALIRKNFKKTKPFENVTIGACLHVTKETAVLVSTLKSAGAEIYLSASNPLSTQDEVAAALAGRGIHVFAWRGMSKEEYYRAIGHVVKAEPMLTMDDGADLTACIHGLYYKEYAREDVKIVAQVVGKKSIGDIVENIVGGTEETTTGVLRLKAMAREGTLLYPIIAVNDSYTKFLFDNRHGTGQSALDGIIRATNMLIAGKTVVVAGYGWVGRGIALRAKGLGANVVVVEVNPIRALEALYDGFYVTNMITASKIGDLFITATGNRSVIRKEHFLKMKNGAILANAGHFNVEIDLEDLENISTSKKEIKTNVTEYTLKNGKKIYLLCEGRLVNLAAAEGHPPEVMDMSFTNQALALLYLLKKNRKLKKKVYRLPLPIDRKIAELKLKSLNVKIEKLTKDQREYLKSWKLGT, via the coding sequence ATGAAATCATATGCTGTCAAGAACATATCATTATCAAGCGAAGGAGAGAAAAAGATTTATTGGGCAGAAAAGCACATGCCCGTTCTTGCGCTCATAAGAAAAAATTTTAAAAAAACAAAACCTTTTGAAAACGTCACGATAGGCGCTTGCCTACACGTAACTAAGGAAACAGCAGTTTTAGTATCAACGCTGAAAAGCGCCGGAGCAGAAATTTACCTCTCGGCATCTAACCCTTTATCAACTCAAGATGAGGTAGCTGCCGCACTTGCAGGAAGAGGAATACATGTATTTGCTTGGCGTGGCATGTCCAAAGAAGAATATTATAGAGCTATTGGACATGTCGTAAAAGCGGAACCTATGTTAACAATGGATGATGGTGCTGATTTAACAGCCTGTATTCATGGCTTGTACTACAAGGAGTACGCCAGAGAAGACGTGAAAATAGTGGCTCAAGTCGTGGGGAAAAAATCGATAGGCGATATCGTAGAAAATATCGTAGGAGGTACTGAGGAAACAACAACAGGAGTTCTGCGGTTAAAGGCTATGGCGCGAGAGGGAACTCTCCTCTATCCTATAATAGCTGTTAACGATAGCTACACCAAGTTTTTATTTGATAATAGGCATGGTACTGGTCAAAGCGCATTAGATGGGATTATAAGAGCAACTAATATGTTAATAGCAGGAAAAACCGTGGTAGTGGCTGGCTACGGCTGGGTAGGAAGAGGTATAGCTTTAAGAGCAAAGGGATTAGGAGCAAATGTCGTAGTCGTTGAAGTTAACCCTATAAGAGCTTTAGAAGCGCTATACGATGGTTTCTACGTTACAAACATGATAACAGCTAGCAAGATAGGAGATCTTTTCATCACCGCCACAGGAAATAGATCGGTGATACGCAAAGAACACTTCCTTAAAATGAAAAATGGAGCAATCTTAGCGAATGCTGGACATTTTAATGTGGAAATAGACCTCGAGGACTTAGAAAACATATCAACCTCCAAAAAAGAGATAAAAACAAATGTAACAGAATACACATTAAAAAACGGTAAAAAAATATACCTGCTCTGTGAGGGACGTTTAGTAAACTTAGCAGCTGCTGAGGGCCACCCACCCGAGGTGATGGACATGAGTTTTACTAATCAAGCCTTAGCATTGCTATATTTGCTCAAAAAGAACAGAAAACTAAAGAAAAAGGTTTATCGCCTACCGCTACCAATAGATAGGAAAATAGCAGAGCTAAAGCTTAAGAGCCTAAATGTAAAAATTGAAAAATTAACAAAAGATCAACGTGAGTATCTTAAGTCATGGAAGCTTGGAACATAA
- a CDS encoding S-methyl-5'-thioadenosine phosphorylase — translation MVKAEIGIIGGSGLYDVAFLENVEKIKVYTPYGSPSDFITVGLFRGRKVAFLARHGPRHSIPPHRINYRANIWALKELGVQRIIAVSAVGSLKEDYKPGDFVCPDQFIDITKQRKYTFYDGGQVAHVSMADPFCPELRSLCIKAAHDLNITIHEVGTYICIEGPRFSTRAESKLWRQWGADIIGMTLVPEVNLAREARMCYLTIAMVTDYDVWAEKPVTAHEVARVMAENIEKAKKLLYKLIPSIPLERHCRCNKYMDEAIL, via the coding sequence ATGGTAAAAGCCGAAATTGGTATTATAGGCGGATCTGGATTATACGATGTTGCTTTTCTAGAAAATGTTGAAAAAATAAAAGTCTACACTCCTTATGGTTCTCCTTCGGATTTTATAACAGTGGGGCTTTTTCGAGGGAGAAAAGTGGCGTTCCTAGCCAGACATGGTCCAAGACATAGTATACCTCCTCATAGAATAAACTACAGAGCGAACATTTGGGCATTAAAAGAACTTGGAGTGCAAAGAATTATTGCGGTATCAGCTGTAGGTAGTCTAAAAGAGGATTATAAACCTGGAGATTTTGTATGCCCGGACCAGTTCATAGATATAACAAAACAACGAAAATATACATTCTACGATGGCGGTCAGGTGGCTCATGTTTCGATGGCAGATCCCTTCTGCCCCGAATTAAGGAGTTTATGTATTAAAGCTGCACATGACCTAAACATAACGATACACGAAGTTGGAACTTACATATGTATAGAAGGTCCTCGCTTCTCAACGCGGGCAGAATCAAAATTGTGGAGACAATGGGGAGCCGATATAATAGGTATGACCTTAGTACCTGAGGTGAATCTTGCACGAGAAGCCAGAATGTGTTATCTCACGATTGCAATGGTTACTGATTACGATGTATGGGCTGAAAAACCAGTTACTGCACATGAGGTAGCAAGAGTTATGGCTGAAAATATTGAAAAAGCTAAAAAGCTACTTTATAAACTGATACCTAGTATACCATTAGAACGTCATTGTCGCTGTAACAAGTATATGGATGAGGCAATATTATAA